DNA from Manduca sexta isolate Smith_Timp_Sample1 chromosome 6, JHU_Msex_v1.0, whole genome shotgun sequence:
CAGTGACAAATGACAACAAAGTGCCATCTGACAACtatctttgtttttaattcttcCTTAGAGGACAGTCTATAGTCTtgcgaccatactgcctagtcttacgtatgtTGACAACCATCTCTTCTGACAacagatgttttaattttttctatcaGATACGTAGGTAAAATGCATTTTCGCACAGGCAGCATCTTCCCCCATGTGTAAATCGAGAATCACCATGTTATAAGGATAAAAATACTGTGATTCTAGACAAAATTATCGTGTATATAATAACTGGTGGATAAGTAAAATTAATCTTCCATGGAAATACTGAAAGTGGTGGGCAAAGATAATCCATGGTTTCTGAACGAATATCAATTGCGTTTGGATACgcacagaaataaataaacggatTGATTTATCATTCATGTAGGTACagaaatttatcaatatttagtgGTTTTTGGcataaaaataagacaaaacaaaccttgttattgttttacgtaattaattatatacagaCAAGATGTCTTCTGTTCAAGAAGCTTATTTGCTTCTATTACATTGCATAgtctatacataaaatatttgtactcTGTTGTGTTACCCATATGTTTTAATCTACGGTGTTGTATATTGGTTTTACGAgggaaatcaaaattaattattggtCTCtgatctagtttattggtctctggtctcTGATCAAACTTATAATTCgtaaattttctattattttgaaaatggaaacaattaaaattcataatgcTGTAGAATTGTGGCAGGTAAAGTAAGTAGTGCAATATCAACAGTAatatttccattttcaaaatatattgtttatttttagagaCAAACAAGTTTGCCCTCCATACAAACTTTTAGTCAAAATCTCGACCATGTCATAGGAAATAATGGTTTTATGTTAAGCTCATTAACAGAACTGCTGGGATTACCTGGTTCCGGCAAAACTCAGTTATGGTACGTTATTTTACTGCGTTAATTCATTATCTCCACTTATTTgagtactttttaaattattttaaactgtcgtttataataattatacttacttattttcaGCTTACAACTTTGTGCTTCCGTACAGATACCCAAAATTCTTGGTGGTTTAGATGCAGAAGCTTTATATATTGACACAAACACCAATTTCACAACTTCCAGGTTTAGAggtaaataatcattataatttctactgtatgtttattgaaaaacaatatcaaaattcaaaacaatattatagatattatataactacttacaattttttttgctatttagTGATATAAAAGTCTGTCAAGCAGTCCATTGCTCAAAGTAATTAACTGTTATACATTTTTGAgaacaatattttaagattgtaatttcattgtaatttttCAGAAATACTTAATGCTACAATATTGAGATGCCAAAGACTTATAGAAACACcacttaattatattgaagAGGATTGTCTTGACAAATTACACTATATAAATGCATTTGGTCTAGAAAAGTTCTGTGCATTTATGTATAGAATGTCGACATTTATTGAAGAACATCCAAAAGTAAATAGTACCATATATCATTTATGCTTAACAAAATTTTGCTTTTGATTGTACATGCTAGACTTTTTGTGGAATTAAAGTTGTACAAAGTACTTATTCAGGATGGAAAGTAGTCTATATCTTATCTGAGACACTGTTAATTGCAGTTTTATTCTGTATATTTTGTTGCATTGCTGCTAGTATTTGtcacttttaacaaatatacaatcatttttataaacattaaattgttTTGCTGTATATGAGTGACAATATGAGtatgccattcgcctgatggtaccaATTTAACAATAGAATTAACAAGTAATAAACAATTAGAAATACCATACAgaactgaattacaaagtactgcataGCACTAAACTGTGtttgtcatcctgagacataggATAAGTCTTACTCCATATtactaaaaagtattataaaaaaaaatacatctcttcttgttattataataaacaatggtgattatccaattttattttaatcaatatttttagctATAATAAGCTGTTgtgtaatgtttaatttaatattttcaggttaaattaatagtaatagaTTCAATAGCATTCCCTTTCAAAGAAGGCATATCTACAAGAAAGAGAACTGGTCTCTTGTTCAGGCAAATGGCAGACTTGCAAAGGATTGCTGTGGAGAAACAAATTgctgtaagtattaaaataaaagttgcaaccatacaaaaaatatgttttatagataataataaataataataatatcagccctgtattatatacttgcccactgctgagcacgggcctcctctactactgagaggggttaggccttagtccaccatgctggcctagtgcggattggtagacttcacacaccttcgaaattcctgtagggaacttctcagatgtgcaggtttcctcacgatgttttccttcaccgttaaagcgaacgataaattcacaaagaatacacacatgattttttagaaaagtcagaggtgtgtgcccttgcggatttgaacctgcggacattcgtctcggcagtccgttccacacccaactaggctatcgccgctcattacattattgttttatagatgctctttaattattatttcttatattacattcttttatttttaatttatattattcacgCGGGAGggtgccgcgagcaaaagctagtatgttaaaATACAGTAGTTTAGCTACATAACCAAGGGCTCCgtgcaaaatacaaaaattaaccCCTTGCTTACTGCGTGTACTTTTTGGGAGGTAATCTATGTGGATGAAGAcctcatttttttgttttcgtcgAGAAAGTTTCTTGTGACTTTCGACCAGTCGTGGGGGCCGTCTGAGCGGTTTTGTTCAGTTCACCGTACCTTACGAACCGAAGTTGAGCCACCCGGAAAGATGGTAAACGTCAGGCGAACAACGGGCCGAGGCCCTAATACTATATATACCCTACGCACGGCATGCCAATTAAAACTCCGTGGTGGCCATCTTCGAGGCATTAAAGACGGCTATGTGCAAAATAAAAGGTCCTAACTTAGCCTCAGGGGTCCCCTGGCTTCGGCGGCCTCGATCCTATGCACCATTTAGAGGTACGGTAGCTACGCCTCCGAATGTAGggtccattttttattttgggcCCCGATGTTCTGCACCACAGACGTACGATAGCTACGCCTCCGAATACGGTCTATTCTGTTTTTGTAGGTGGTCCTAACAAATGAAATGAGCACGAGAGTGGGATTGTCCACTGGTTCGGTGGTGGGATCTCTCGGAGACTCGTGGTCACACCGCTGTAACAAGCGGCTGTTGTTGTCTGCGCCTGATAACTCGACGCATAGACTTGCCTTGTTGCTCAAGAGTAATGACGCGCCTAACCTTGTTGGGAAGTTTCAGGTTGGTACTGATGGGTCTTTATTGTTTGCTTTAGTGAGTTAATACGAACGCGTTTGTTCTTGCAAGAGTAGTAAGAGCAAGTAAGGAGTCATGAAGTCACACTGATTGCTTATTGAGTCAACAAATGTAAGAAAACTACATTGGCTGGAGCTGGGCTTTGAACTGAATACTCAGCTCATTGGGTATGTTATTAGTGGTAGGCGATATAATTTAAGTTCcgtttatttgtatattaaatggaaaaatatctACAATTGCAACGGTTTCAGTCTGTTTCAGTAGGCAAACACATGTCATGTAATAATACCCTTAAtcaaaaattacacacacacacacatcacccATTTATTCACGaatgggtatgcagagacgcagccagggcacctacttttcgccaagtgtgttccgttccatgatgtgatagggggcgagcctatcgccatatcgggtaccaattctagactccggactGACACTGAGCAAAAAACTCGAATATCAGTTTGCCCGACGCGTAATTCAAACTTAAGACCTCACAGCGGAGCCGCACCACGTAtgcactacaactacgccaacgaggcaataaaaaagaaaaacaaatattaacctacaagtaaaaaataataactaattaatgACCATCgagtttgattataattaataaaataaaaagccgcAAGTATTcgattactaatttaaatttattttaatttctaatactCTTGAAATAGGGTTCATTTTAGCCCTCATCGTCGAGGGGCTGTGGCCAGGCCATTAATTTTCCATTGGGAACTATTAAGTCTAGTACATTGCTCTTTAGTCGCAATGCCATTAGCAAATGATCAATAAAATCCGACGCCCACGTAAACAAATTCTATCCATTCGTTTGACCTACATCCGTacctataagtatatttttccaTTATCGTCAG
Protein-coding regions in this window:
- the LOC115448228 gene encoding DNA repair protein RAD51 homolog 3 isoform X1, whose amino-acid sequence is METIKIHNAVELWQRQTSLPSIQTFSQNLDHVIGNNGFMLSSLTELLGLPGSGKTQLCLQLCASVQIPKILGGLDAEALYIDTNTNFTTSRFREILNATILRCQRLIETPLNYIEEDCLDKLHYINAFGLEKFCAFMYRMSTFIEEHPKVKLIVIDSIAFPFKEGISTRKRTGLLFRQMADLQRIAVEKQIAVVLTNEMSTRVGLSTGSVVGSLGDSWSHRCNKRLLLSAPDNSTHRLALLLKSNDAPNLVGKFQITREGIRDVE
- the LOC115448228 gene encoding DNA repair protein RAD51 homolog 3 isoform X2; translated protein: MLSSLTELLGLPGSGKTQLCLQLCASVQIPKILGGLDAEALYIDTNTNFTTSRFREILNATILRCQRLIETPLNYIEEDCLDKLHYINAFGLEKFCAFMYRMSTFIEEHPKVKLIVIDSIAFPFKEGISTRKRTGLLFRQMADLQRIAVEKQIAVVLTNEMSTRVGLSTGSVVGSLGDSWSHRCNKRLLLSAPDNSTHRLALLLKSNDAPNLVGKFQITREGIRDVE